In Oncorhynchus clarkii lewisi isolate Uvic-CL-2024 chromosome 24, UVic_Ocla_1.0, whole genome shotgun sequence, one DNA window encodes the following:
- the LOC139382788 gene encoding neuromodulin-like — protein MLCCIRRTKPVEKNEEADQEIKQDEKKPEDKAHKAATKIQASFRGHILRKKMKDGEEDEEASPAVPEEAAKEAADGEEEKKEDVPPATEQAAEEKDPTDVKEEETSQAKSPISEKPANSPAPVATSPVAAATSPVAAAASPTAAAAPSVPPKEETKAEPSNTKEKPKEVDSSEALVSAQIPSTDCAEKSVEGGAGQEESKQADVPAATVSETADKEEPHQTQDKKDAAEESQPAEAPAEAGQESKEGQEKV, from the exons ATGCTGTGCTGCATAAGAAGAACAAAACCG GTTGAGAAGAATGAAGAGGCTGACCAGGAAATCAAGCAGGATGAGAAGAAACCAGAGGACAAAGCCCACAAGGCGGCCACCAAAATCCAGGCCAGCTTTCGTGGACACATACTCCGGAAAAAAATgaaagatggagaggaggatgaggaggccAGTCCAGCTGTCCCAGAGGAGGCGGCAAAGGAGGCGGCAgacggagaggaggagaagaaggaagacGTCCCCCCTGCGACTGAGCAGGCTGCCGAGGAAAAAGACCCCACTGATGttaaagaggaggagacaagCCAAGCCAAAAGCCCCATCTCAGAAAAGCCAGCAAACTCTCCTGCCCCTGTCGCCACCTCTCCCGTAGCTGCAGCCACCTCGCCTGTGGCAGcagcagcctctcccactgcagcGGCGGCGCCTTCAGTGCCTCCCAAAGAGGAAACCAAGGCAGAGCCCAGCAACACCAAGGAGAAGCCCAAAGAGGTGGACAGCAGTGAAGCTCTGGTTTCTGCCCAAATCCCCTCCACTGATTGTGCTGAAAAGAGCGTGGAGGGTGGTGCTGGCCAGGAGGAGTCCAAACAAGCCGATGTGCCTGCTGCTACTGTCAGTGAGACGGCTGATAAGGAGGAGCCTCACCAAACACAAGACAAAAAAG ATGCTGCCGAAGAATCCCAACCAGCTGAGGCCCCAGCAGAGGCAGGCCAGGAGTCCAAGGAGGGCCAAGAGAAAGTTTAA